A section of the Macadamia integrifolia cultivar HAES 741 chromosome 9, SCU_Mint_v3, whole genome shotgun sequence genome encodes:
- the LOC122088232 gene encoding uncharacterized protein LOC122088232: protein MARSTLVNVGKPDKMDVTFVYEYKLIIMCTNCLRVSHKGLDCPFKPIAAFLSALAVFKQNAESTLIPKVAIPPRRINLLTEVCKVYDDIFMLTNSTGLAADNSNTGAPLPRSNVSDSQRQKLEILQSFIQLVGVYNLTLPKQPTGSPFYFVAAISQSSGSSSKDQYPMHIPLTLMTPKWSSMIRLQAPGPYCPPTLTMTSGPIFATPIQAIGHFM, encoded by the coding sequence ATGGCACGATCTACACTGGTGAATGTAGGGAAACCTGATAAGATGGATGTAACCTTTGTATATGAATATAAACTGATCATTATGTGTACGAATTGCTTGCGAGTTAGCCACAAGGGATTAGATTGCCCATTCAAACCGATTGCTGCTTTTCTAAGTGCACTTGCAGTCTTTAAGCAGAATGCAGAGTCCACTCTTATCCCAAAGGTGGCCATTCCTCCTCGACGAATTAATCTCCTAACTGAGGTATGCAAAGTCTATGATGATATCTTCATGCTTACTAATTCAACTGGTCTGGCTGCAGACAACTCCAATACAGGGGCACCTCTGCCTAGATCTAATGTCTCAGACTCTCAACGGCAGAAATTGGAAATCCTGCAGTCGTTTATTCAACTTGTCGGGGTGTACAATCTCACTCTCCCGAAGCAACCAACAGGTTCACCATTCTACTTTGTGGCTGCTATTTCACAGTCCTCCGGATCGAGTTCCAAGGACCAGTATCCCATGCATATTCCTCTCACTCTAATGACTCCTAAGTGGTCATCTATGATTCGCCTGCAAGCCCCAGGTCCTTACTGTCCTCCAACATTAACAATGACTTCTGGCCCCATCTTTGCAACCCCTATTCAAGCCATTGGACACTTCATGTAA
- the LOC122090055 gene encoding uncharacterized protein LOC122090055: MLQLFFAVAFSAVPLTLYVPPIRSLNLFVETIETLLRQSTEYTVRLYPRIRLACSRILAYVLRIRNLIP; encoded by the coding sequence ATGTTGCAGTTATTCTTCGCCGTAGCCTTTTCGGCGGTGCCTTTGACGCTTTACGTTCCACCGATTCGAAGCTTGAATCTCTTCGTGGAGACGATAGAGACTCTTCTGAGACAAAGCACAGAGTACACCGTTAGGCTTTATCCTCGAATTCGGCTCGCTTGTTCCAGGATCCTGGCTTATGTGCTTCGTATCAGAAATTTGATACCCTAA
- the LOC122088517 gene encoding putative disease resistance protein RGA3, protein MAEGILSSLAAKILQDLGSLLVSEIELASRVKKELRKLEGSLSAINAILLDAETKGAMNHAVKDWLRKLKDVAYDAEDVFDEFATELLRQKVELPKSMVVKQVRRWFSSSNPLFLRATMAHKIKDIIDMLDHIQKDGVVAQSQFANHREDTNIGDDYRGHTDPFVIKSEVLGREKDKEDLVQLLTSDSGGINNVMVISIIGIGGLGKTTLAQYVYNDERVESHFELRMWVCVSFDFNVVHLAKKILESLTNKKCDDLGENQVKSKLLEKLSGKRYLVVLDDVWNEHSGKWENLRKLLTCEASGSMILVTTRSEKVASIMHPIKSVYPLKGLNENDCESLFIERAFGKGKEEEENDRELVEIGQVIVKKCRGVPLAAKALGSLLCFNRNKKDWLDVLNTEIWTLGEQEQEILPALRISYNQLPSHLKQCFAYCSMFPQDHEIDVDDLIHQWMAHGLIKPPPPPIGGSHRRSLEDIGYGYFRELLLRSFFQEVREDDKLGNIVSCKMHDLMHSLARWVAGREWSEVYVEESRGNSSIGGSSTILISIPEGVRHMVFHGNAHDVISIDNNAQKLRTLCLQRDSYGLGFSNIGFISSFRCLRLLKLRGLGIRDVPSSIGDLKQLRYLDLSRNDFEALPNSICRLYNLQTLRLEDCKEFKEWPRDMKKMVSLRHLEFDANGSMFYMPHGLGQLASLQTLGFFIVGENPDNRSKKMGGGLEELHGLKQLGGKLVIYRLGNVRDSRDAEEANLKEKSELQYLNLNWRNDVGSIGCSNRVLLQEEEEQVLGNLQPHPNLKALIIEYYGGFKMPRWMIHSSSLLPNLVELTIYRCSNLKCLPLIGECPCLKHLTLYLLHALESICNKVVVTVRGNNNNKGVLFPMLEKLVLRSMSNLERWTISVVIEEEEEEEGEEAQNNNHLHLLPSMFPCLTELDLSWCHKLTTIPMLAVGGIQHLTSLRKLKIERLERLVSLPDCPAPATLDELHIEDCPSLVTLPDYFFENLKSLSKFEILACGELTSLPEGIQHLISLKWLYIDKCPGLTTLPHGMGNLALLQVLEIRNCSNLSSLPEGIQQLTALEMLRIDNCLGLKTLPQGLGSLSSLEKLEIWDCSNLSLLPEGIQCLTALKVLSIRGCNDLHTLPEGLGSLTLLKELHIGDFPNLSSLPKGIQHLTALRTLGILNCPCLKTLPDGLGSLSSLQKLEIQDCSTLSSMPEGIQHLTSLKMLGISKCGGLKTLPDGLGSLSSLEEIEIQDCYNLLSLPKGIRHLTALKWLSIYNCRSLRALPDGLGNLALRGGLKISGCPYLSLPMELMSCDRFGILLDRFY, encoded by the coding sequence ATGGCAGAAGGAATCCTTTCTAGTCTTGCAGCCAAAATCTTACAGGATTTGGGCTCTCTCCTTGTCTCAGAGATTGAACTAGCATCACGAGTGAAAAAGGAACTGAGGAAGCTCGAGGGCTCTTTATCGGCAATCAATGCCATATTATTGGACGCGGAGACGAAGGGTGCAATGAATCATGCGGTCAAAGATTGGTTGAGAAAACTTAAAGATGTAGCTTACGATGCTGAAGACGTgttcgatgaatttgcaacgGAACTATTGCGACAGAAAGTGGAGCTTCCAAAGAGTATGGTAGTAAAACAGGTACGCAGATggttttcaagttcaaatccACTTTTTCTTCGTGCGACAATGGCTCATAAAATAAAGGATATTATAGATATGTTGGATCATATTCAAAAGGATGGTGTGGTTGCTCAATCTCAATTTGCAAATCACCGTGAAGATACGAACATCGGTGATGATTATAGGGGGCATACTGACCCTTTCGTTATCAAATCTGAGGTCTTGGGTAGAGAAAAGGATAAAGAAGATCTAGTACAATTGTTAACTTCAGACAGTGGTGGCATTAATAATGTGATGGTCATATCCATAATTGGGATTGGGGGTTTAGGGAAGACAACACTTGCTCAGTATGTGTATAATGATGAAAGGGTGGAGAGTCATTTTGAGTTGAGAATGTGGGTGTGTGTCTCCTTTGATTTTAATGTTGTGCACCTTGCAAAGAAAATTCTAGAATCCCTAACCAATAAAAAATGTGATGACTTGGGGGAAAATCAAGTAAAGTCAAAACTCCTGGAAAAACTCTCTGGAAAGAGATATCTTGTTGTCCTAGATGATGTCTGGAATGAACATTCTGGTAAATGGGAGAACTTGAGAAAACTTTTAACTTGTGAGGCAAGCGGAAGCATGATATTGGTAACCACACGTAGCGAAAAGGTTGCATCAATCATGCATCCAATTAAATCCGTTTACCCTTTGAAAGGACTAAATGAAAATGATTGTGAATCATTATTCATTGAACGAGCATTTGGGaaaggaaaggaggaagaggaaaatgaTCGTGAGCTAGTAGAGATTGGACAGGTCATAGTGAAAAAATGTAGAGGAGTTCCTTTGGCTGCAAAGGCACTAGGAAGTTTGTTGTGCTTtaatagaaacaaaaaggaTTGGTTGGATGTCCTAAATACCGAAATTTGGACTCTAGgggaacaagaacaagaaatcTTACCTGCCTTAAGGATAAGCTACAACCAGTTGCCATCCCATTTGAAGCAGTGCTTTGCCTATTGTTCAATGTTCCCACAAGATCATGAAATAGATGTTGATGATTTGATCCATCAATGGATGGCACATGGGCTCATCAAACCACCCCCACCACCTATTGGAGGAAGTCACCGGAGGTCATTAGAAGACATTGGGTATGGATATTTCAGGGAATTATTATTGAGATCATTCTTTCAAGAGGTAAGAGAAGATGATAAGCTTGGCAACATTGTGTCATGCAAAATGCATGACCTGATGCATAGTCTTGCACGATGGGTTGCAGGGAGGGAATGGTCGGAGGTATATGTAGAAGAGTCCAGAGGAAATAGTAGTATTGGTGGTAGTAGTACAATATTAATATCTATACCTGAGGGAGTCAGACATATGGTGTTTCATGGAAATGCGCATGATGTGATATCCATTGACAACAATGCCCAAAAGTTACGGACTCTTTGCTTGCAACGTGATAGTTATGGGTTGGGATTTAGCAACATTGGATTCATCTCAAGTTTCCGATGCTTGCGCTTGTTAAAGTTAAGAGGTTTAGGAATCAGAGATGTACCGAGTTCCATAGGTGACCTAAAACAATTAAGGTACCTCGACCTCTCTCGCAATGATTTTGAAGCACTCCCTAATTCTATTTGTAGGTTATATAATCTGCAAACATTAAGACTTGAAGATTGTAAGGAATTTAAAGAGTGGCCCAGAGATATGAAAAAAATGGTTAGCCTTAGACATCTTGAGTTTGATGCTAATGGATCTATGTTCTACATGCCACATGGGTTGGGGCAGTTGGCTTCTCTTCAAACTTTGGGGTTTTTCATTGTGGGTGAAAACCCAGACAACAGAAGTAAAAAAATGGGTGGTGGGCTGGAGGAGTTGCATGGCCTAAAGCAACTTGGGGGGAAATTAGTCATTTATAGGCTTGGAAATGTGAGAGATAGCAGAGATGCTGAGGAAGCAAATTTGAAGGAGAAGTCGGAGCTTcaatatttgaatttgaattggaGGAATGATGTCGGCTCGATTGGATGTAGTAATAGGGTACTAttacaagaagaggaagaacaagtGTTGGGGAATCTCCAGCCGCACCCAAATCTTAAGGCTTTGATAATTGAATATTACGGAGGCTTCAAGATGCCACGTTGGATGATACACTCTTCTTCCTTGCTCCCAAATCTAGTGGAACTTACCATATATCGATGTTCTAATCTCAAATGTTTGCCACTGATTGGTGAATGCCCTTGCCTTAAGCATCTCACTCTATATTTGTTACATGCCTTGGAGTCCATATGCAATAAAGTGGTGGTGACAGTGAGaggcaataataataataagggagtACTATTTCCAATGCTAGAAAAACTTGTTCTCCGGTCTATGTCAAATCTGGAGAGGTGGACAATCTCAGTTGtaatagaagaggaagaggaagaggaaggagaagaagcacaAAATAATAATCATTTGCATTTGCTACCGTCGATGTTTCCATGTCTCACTGAATTGGACTTGTCTTGGTGCCATAAGCTAACAACAATACCGATGCTTGCAGTCGGGGGAATACAACATCTCACCTCTCTCCGAAAATTGAAAATCGAACGTCTTGAAAGGTTGGTGTCTCTGCCTGATTGCCCGGCTCCTGCAACACTAGATGAGCTGCACATTGAAGACTGTCCAAGTTTGGTGACATTGCCAGACTACTTCTTTGAGAATCTCAAGTCACTTTCTAAGTTTGAAATTTTAGCTTGTGGAGAGTTGACATCTCTACCAGAAGGGATTCAACACCTCATTTCACTGAAATGGCTATATATTGACAAGTGTCCAGGTTTGACGACATTACCTCATGGCATGGGAAACCTTGCATTGCTTCAAGTGCTTGAGATTCGAAATTGCTCCAATTTATCATCTCTACCAGAGGGGATCCAGCAACTCACTGCATTAGAAATGCTGAGAATTGATAATTGTCTGGGTCTAAAAACGTTACCACAGGGCTTGGGAAGTCTCTCATCCCTCGAAAAGCTTGAGATCTGGGATTGCTCTAATTTATCGCTACTTCCAGAAGGGATTCAATGCCTTACTGCACTGAAAGTGTTGTCGATTCGGGGGTGTAACGACCTCCATACATTGCCTGAAGGCTTGGGAAGCCTCACATTGCTTAAAGAGCTTCACATTGGTGATTTCCCTAATCTGTCGTCTCTACCAAAAGGGATTCAACACCTCACTGCGCTAAGAACGCTAGGAATTTTGAATTGTCCATGTCTAAAGACATTACCGGATGGCTTGGGAAGTCTCTCATCACTTCAAAAGCTTGAGATTCAGGATTGCTCCACTTTATCGTCTATGCCAGAAGGGATTCAGCACCTCACTTCACTAAAAATGCTGGGAATTTCGAAATGTGGAGGTCTGAAGACATTACCGGATGGTTTGGGAAGTCTCTCATCGCTTGAAGAGATTGAGATTCAGGATTGCTACAATTTATTGTCCCTGCCGAAAGGGATTCGGCACCTCACTGCACTGAAATGGCTGTCTATTTATAACTGTCGATCTTTGAGAGCATTACCCGATGGGCTTGGAAACCTCGCATTGCGTGGTGGACTGAAAATTTCAGGTTGTCCTTATCTATCTCTTCCTATGGAGTTGATGTCTTGTGATAGATTTGGAATCCTCTTGGACAGATTCTACTGA